The following coding sequences lie in one Mycobacterium sp. DL440 genomic window:
- a CDS encoding zinc ribbon domain-containing protein, translating into MTETPNEDVPTTECRVCKVDVPDGKYCGLCGVPLDKERGDGPEWLRPSASCVAPEEHLLRPSIASSLFPQLSQQSRAPFRVAMLVLVAGLVACALLRLPAALIALAALGLPLLFVIYLQESDAFRDLHRGNLALTIVLGIALGVGWVLLTGQIMAKSYGVPLGAGVTGFRIVRNGLGIPLGGLLLMLVPAALVRLLRPPSRESLDGFMIGALGATVFTAAATLTRLAPQLATGMVARDRPMTGLLVEAGIRGVAVPLTAAAVGGLIGAALWFTRPPSKAHQHPGYVRAALFCFGFAVIAVYAVLGLVDVVGVAQWLQLAIHLTITLVALFLLRIGLHLALLHEQHDETASDQPILCPRCGQVVPDMAFCAVCGAATHASSRTSRSERREHRPVRYPESDTQ; encoded by the coding sequence ATGACCGAAACACCCAACGAAGACGTACCTACCACCGAGTGCCGCGTGTGCAAGGTCGACGTGCCGGACGGCAAGTACTGCGGCCTGTGCGGCGTACCGCTCGACAAGGAACGAGGTGACGGACCGGAATGGTTGCGCCCCAGCGCATCCTGCGTCGCCCCCGAAGAGCACCTGCTGCGCCCGTCGATCGCCAGCTCGCTGTTCCCCCAACTGTCGCAGCAATCCCGTGCCCCATTCCGGGTCGCGATGCTGGTCCTGGTTGCGGGATTAGTGGCCTGTGCGCTGCTGAGGTTGCCTGCGGCTCTGATCGCCCTCGCTGCACTCGGGCTTCCATTGCTGTTCGTGATCTATCTCCAGGAGTCCGACGCATTCCGTGATCTGCACCGCGGCAATCTGGCGCTGACCATCGTGCTGGGAATTGCATTGGGCGTCGGATGGGTGCTGCTCACCGGTCAGATAATGGCCAAGTCCTACGGCGTCCCGCTCGGTGCCGGGGTGACCGGATTCCGGATCGTGCGCAATGGCTTGGGGATTCCGCTGGGTGGCCTGTTGTTGATGTTGGTGCCCGCGGCGCTGGTCCGGTTGCTACGCCCCCCGAGCCGGGAATCGTTGGACGGGTTCATGATCGGCGCACTGGGCGCGACGGTCTTCACCGCGGCGGCCACCCTGACCCGGCTGGCACCACAGCTCGCCACCGGTATGGTGGCGCGCGACCGCCCGATGACCGGGCTACTCGTCGAGGCCGGAATCCGTGGTGTCGCAGTCCCCCTGACCGCCGCGGCAGTCGGCGGTCTGATCGGCGCCGCGCTGTGGTTCACCCGTCCCCCGAGCAAAGCTCATCAGCATCCCGGCTATGTGCGGGCGGCGCTGTTTTGCTTCGGGTTCGCCGTCATCGCCGTCTACGCGGTTCTCGGGCTCGTCGATGTCGTAGGTGTGGCGCAATGGCTGCAACTGGCGATTCATCTGACAATCACGCTCGTGGCCCTGTTTCTGCTGCGCATCGGGCTGCACCTGGCCCTGCTGCATGAACAGCACGACGAGACCGCTTCCGATCAGCCCATCCTCTGTCCGCGCTGTGGCCAGGTGGTGCCCGATATGGCGTTCTGCGCGGTCTGTGGAGCGGCTACCCATGCGTCGTCGCGTACCTCCCGGTCCGAACGTCGCGAGCACCGGCCAGTCCGGTATCCGGAATCGGACACCCAGTGA
- a CDS encoding SDR family oxidoreductase: MNFFGSGHKRSRHADAIVTGAGSGIGAAFARELAARSGRVVCSDIDEAAARATADAIVADGGAATALRCDVSQVEEVSHLAEAAQAWFDGPPSLVINNAGVGAGGQPVGEVSVDDWNWVLGVNLWGPIHGCHVFTPILRAADSGRPRGIINVASAAAFGAAPGMAAYNVSKAGTLSLSETLAAELSGTGINVTVLCPTFVKTNIVTSGRITEQSTQLADRLMRWTGFSPERVARMCLDTNDRGGLYCMPQPDARIGWGIKRLTPTVYTRAVGLTTRITSHEEV, encoded by the coding sequence ATGAACTTCTTCGGATCCGGCCACAAACGCAGCCGGCACGCCGACGCCATCGTCACCGGCGCGGGTAGCGGCATCGGCGCCGCGTTCGCCCGCGAACTGGCCGCCCGCAGCGGTCGGGTGGTCTGCAGCGACATCGACGAGGCCGCGGCGCGCGCCACCGCCGATGCCATCGTCGCCGACGGCGGTGCCGCCACCGCGCTGCGCTGCGACGTATCCCAGGTCGAGGAAGTCAGCCACCTCGCCGAGGCCGCCCAGGCCTGGTTCGACGGGCCGCCGTCCCTGGTCATCAACAACGCCGGCGTCGGGGCGGGCGGACAACCCGTCGGCGAGGTCAGCGTCGATGACTGGAACTGGGTGCTCGGCGTCAATCTGTGGGGACCCATCCATGGCTGCCACGTGTTCACCCCCATCTTGCGGGCGGCAGACTCCGGCCGACCACGCGGCATCATCAACGTCGCCTCGGCGGCGGCGTTCGGCGCGGCTCCCGGCATGGCCGCCTACAACGTCAGCAAGGCAGGGACACTGTCGCTTTCGGAGACCCTGGCCGCCGAGCTGTCCGGCACGGGTATCAACGTCACGGTGTTGTGCCCGACATTCGTCAAGACCAACATCGTCACGTCTGGCCGGATCACCGAACAATCCACCCAACTCGCCGACCGGCTGATGCGCTGGACCGGGTTCTCCCCCGAACGGGTCGCACGGATGTGCCTGGACACCAACGATCGTGGCGGCCTGTACTGCATGCCGCAACCCGACGCCCGGATCGGTTGGGGCATCAAACGTCTCACCCCGACCGTCTACACACGAGCGGTGGGGTTGACGACCCGCATCACCAGTCACGAGGAGGTTTAG
- a CDS encoding S53 family peptidase — MAGIRITPGRVLLALTMVGALLVSDLQTSPQDGLAPGPARSSGQIAGPYAQLIAASTDLGPADNGSAQLTLTLHGTARPTALFRWAAEHELSVRWRPGDAWAIVAGEPTNMASAFEVDIHDYRGRRGQVFYASPQQPSIPETLHGEVTEIGRVLGYTPYRMSRPDLRHLPLDVPDRGLTPQELLNTYNLSGLARQGFTGKGSTIVIFAFDGFDQADLDTFSTSFGLPTFTPVVVGGQPSAPHGETTMDLQIAHAIAPEAQKVVVNARPTVQGDGAYEKIGQLLESTDQQFPGAVWSFSIGWGCDKLLTAADLAPVRSALAAAHTRGTTAFDASGDLAGLECRGGQDWSSAPGPDDVGLDSVASLPEMTSVGGTSLSTDTDGAWLAEQAWFDVPLSQGTGGGVSSLFDRPDWQRGLSAPGSTEAGGAGRRLTPDIAAVADPFTGVKIVLNGQVLVGGGTSQAAPLWAGIAAVMNQYLTSNGGRALGHLNPMLYRIAKGAPLPAFRDVTLGGNAVAVAGPGYDLVTGLGTPDVENLAKNLLVLQKANR, encoded by the coding sequence ATGGCCGGGATCCGCATCACCCCTGGGCGGGTGCTACTGGCGCTGACCATGGTCGGTGCACTGCTGGTCTCTGATCTACAGACCTCTCCCCAGGACGGGTTGGCGCCCGGGCCGGCTCGAAGCTCCGGCCAGATTGCCGGCCCGTACGCCCAATTGATAGCGGCCTCAACCGATCTCGGCCCTGCCGACAACGGCTCGGCCCAGCTCACCCTGACCCTGCACGGCACAGCACGGCCCACGGCGCTCTTCCGGTGGGCCGCCGAGCACGAGCTGTCGGTCCGGTGGCGCCCCGGCGATGCCTGGGCGATCGTGGCAGGCGAACCCACCAATATGGCAAGCGCTTTCGAGGTGGACATCCACGACTACCGGGGCAGGCGCGGCCAGGTGTTCTACGCCTCCCCACAGCAGCCGTCGATACCCGAAACGCTGCACGGAGAAGTCACCGAAATCGGCCGCGTCCTCGGCTACACGCCGTACCGGATGTCCCGGCCGGACCTGCGGCACCTGCCGCTGGATGTGCCCGACCGCGGACTGACGCCCCAGGAGCTGCTCAACACCTACAACCTCTCCGGCCTGGCTCGACAAGGGTTCACCGGCAAGGGCAGCACCATCGTGATCTTCGCGTTCGATGGCTTCGACCAGGCTGATCTCGACACGTTCTCCACGTCCTTCGGCCTGCCGACGTTCACACCGGTCGTGGTCGGAGGGCAACCGAGCGCACCACACGGTGAAACCACCATGGATCTACAGATCGCGCACGCCATCGCTCCTGAAGCGCAGAAGGTCGTGGTCAACGCCCGGCCGACGGTGCAGGGTGACGGCGCCTACGAAAAGATCGGGCAGCTGCTGGAATCCACCGACCAGCAGTTTCCCGGCGCGGTGTGGAGCTTCTCGATCGGCTGGGGCTGCGACAAGCTGCTCACCGCGGCCGACCTCGCGCCCGTCCGCTCCGCACTGGCCGCCGCACATACTCGCGGAACCACCGCGTTCGACGCCAGCGGTGATCTGGCCGGCCTGGAATGCCGAGGCGGACAGGACTGGTCATCCGCGCCAGGCCCCGATGACGTCGGCCTGGATTCGGTGGCCTCGCTGCCCGAGATGACCAGTGTGGGCGGCACCTCACTGTCCACCGATACCGACGGCGCCTGGCTGGCCGAACAGGCCTGGTTCGACGTCCCGCTGTCGCAGGGCACCGGCGGCGGGGTGTCGTCACTGTTCGACCGCCCGGACTGGCAGCGCGGCCTTTCCGCGCCCGGCAGCACCGAAGCCGGCGGCGCCGGGCGGCGCCTCACCCCCGACATCGCCGCTGTCGCCGATCCGTTCACCGGGGTGAAAATCGTTCTGAACGGCCAGGTTCTGGTCGGCGGGGGCACCTCACAAGCCGCACCGCTGTGGGCCGGCATCGCCGCGGTGATGAACCAGTACCTGACCTCCAACGGCGGGCGGGCGTTGGGCCATCTCAATCCGATGCTCTACCGCATCGCCAAAGGAGCACCGCTGCCCGCGTTCCGCGATGTCACCCTCGGCGGCAACGCAGTCGCCGTCGCCGGACCCGGCTACGACCTGGTGACCGGGCTGGGCACACCTGATGTGGAAAACCTCGCCAAGAACCTTCTTGTCCTGCAGAAGGCGAACCGATGA
- a CDS encoding NAD(P)/FAD-dependent oxidoreductase, translating into MHTYDTLIVGAGFTGIGTAIKLIEAGVDDFVILDRSDRVGGTWRDNTYPGAACDIPSLLYSFSFVKKPDWSRAYSPADEIRQHIEDMVDSFDLRRRIQFGIEVNGLSFDEAEGVWTVKTTGRKRFQARTVVLASGPLPDHKWPDIRGLDTYQGHKIHSANWDHEYDVTGKRVAVIGTGASAVQIIPELVKTAGFVKVFQRTPGWVIPRLDIATPPAARTLFTKVPAVQQLARQILFWGHEASATAMVWDTPLTSLVARVGKAHLRRQVSDPWLRRQLTPDFTPGCKRMLVSSDYYPALQRDNCKLVDWPIATMSPVGIRTSDGIEHHLDAIVFATGFDVHLTGPPYPVTGLGGRSLADEWTGGAQAYKSINVHGYPNLFLMTGPNSGPGHNSLLVYVEGQIDYAVTGISTILRKNLRHLDVRAEVQQRYNARLQQRLTKTTWMSGCTSWYLTADGFNASMYPGTATQYLRQMRDFRLGDYDVAVRDARVAISSSA; encoded by the coding sequence ATGCACACCTATGACACCCTGATCGTCGGCGCCGGGTTCACCGGAATCGGCACGGCCATCAAGCTCATCGAGGCCGGTGTCGACGACTTCGTCATCCTGGACCGCTCGGACCGGGTCGGCGGAACCTGGCGGGACAACACCTATCCCGGTGCGGCCTGCGACATTCCGTCGCTGCTGTACTCGTTCTCGTTCGTCAAGAAGCCGGACTGGTCCCGGGCGTACTCCCCGGCCGACGAGATCCGTCAACACATCGAGGACATGGTCGACTCGTTCGACCTGCGCCGGCGCATCCAGTTCGGCATCGAGGTCAACGGTCTGTCGTTCGACGAAGCCGAAGGGGTCTGGACAGTCAAGACGACGGGACGTAAGCGATTCCAGGCCCGCACCGTCGTCTTGGCCTCCGGTCCTCTGCCCGACCACAAATGGCCCGACATCCGTGGACTGGACACCTATCAGGGGCACAAGATCCACAGTGCCAACTGGGATCACGAGTACGACGTCACCGGCAAGCGCGTCGCCGTCATCGGCACCGGCGCCAGCGCCGTGCAGATCATCCCGGAACTGGTCAAGACGGCGGGCTTCGTGAAGGTGTTCCAGCGCACCCCAGGTTGGGTGATCCCACGGCTGGACATCGCCACACCGCCGGCGGCACGCACGTTGTTCACGAAAGTGCCTGCCGTACAACAGCTCGCTCGGCAGATCCTGTTCTGGGGTCACGAGGCCAGCGCGACGGCCATGGTGTGGGACACTCCGCTGACTTCCCTGGTCGCCCGAGTCGGCAAGGCGCATCTGCGCCGACAGGTTTCCGACCCGTGGTTGCGCAGACAGCTGACCCCGGATTTCACTCCCGGCTGCAAGCGCATGCTCGTCTCCAGCGATTACTACCCGGCACTGCAGCGCGACAACTGCAAGCTGGTCGACTGGCCGATCGCCACGATGAGCCCGGTGGGCATCCGCACCAGCGACGGTATCGAGCACCACCTCGACGCGATCGTGTTCGCGACCGGCTTCGACGTCCATCTCACCGGGCCGCCCTATCCGGTCACCGGTCTGGGCGGCAGATCCCTGGCCGACGAGTGGACCGGCGGGGCCCAGGCGTACAAGAGCATCAACGTCCACGGGTACCCGAACCTGTTCCTGATGACCGGACCCAACTCCGGGCCCGGGCACAACTCGCTGCTCGTCTACGTCGAGGGGCAGATCGACTACGCCGTCACCGGCATCAGCACCATCCTCCGCAAGAATCTGCGCCACCTCGACGTGCGCGCCGAAGTACAGCAGCGTTACAACGCCCGACTGCAGCAGCGGCTGACGAAAACCACCTGGATGTCGGGGTGCACCAGCTGGTACCTGACCGCGGACGGATTCAACGCGTCGATGTATCCCGGAACCGCCACCCAGTATCTTCGACAGATGCGGGATTTCCGGCTCGGCGACTATGACGTAGCGGTGCGCGACGCACGTGTCGCGATCAGCTCCTCGGCGTGA
- a CDS encoding zinc ribbon domain-containing protein — translation MPTIECRVCRADVPAGAFCGLCGAHVDPQHDAPAGLRIRAYCAGRGEHVLRPTVVSSLFPALPQHSRAPFRLAVVTLVVAVTTCALLRLPAAIIALAAFGVPLLFLTYLRESGSSQSVSVRTLLLTVILGAGLGAGWALLTGTAVAREYDIPMGAGMSPYRIMRDGLGVPLGAMLLMIAPVAVIRLLGPRRRNSLSGFTIGALGALAFTAAATLSRLAPQVDDGMVDHDRPLSGLLVQAGIQAVTVPLTAAAAGGLVGVVLWFTPPADQAGRWTRVRAMLGLAVLVVPAAYAALGLIDVAPAPELLVFAVHLVVMVLAVLALRVGLQLALLHEAHDETRADQTLLCPHCDHVVAAMTFCPRCGVATRVSSQQMRRTGYGRLARTWGVAATVLAVALLGVSALVSRPPARYVCPPDCGSPPISEPVTTNPRFTAPDGSFSVSYPATGTVYQVSTADDGVTADYLIDDGGTMQLISRPAEGRTPREITDTLVEDTYPDADVDYEIPNAMVGYQPGYGMVLDSWPQNATGDYMRLRVIIVAAVKNDLALIAVAAGPYRQYGPDFGPGLPSGANLDLAQDMGKYVNSFRWRGDPPR, via the coding sequence GTGCCCACCATCGAATGCCGGGTGTGCCGGGCCGATGTTCCAGCAGGCGCGTTCTGCGGTCTGTGCGGTGCCCATGTCGACCCACAGCATGATGCGCCCGCAGGGTTGCGAATCCGGGCGTACTGCGCAGGCCGTGGCGAACATGTGCTCCGACCGACGGTGGTCAGCTCGCTGTTCCCTGCGCTACCGCAACATTCGCGCGCACCGTTCCGCCTGGCGGTCGTAACGCTGGTGGTTGCGGTCACCACCTGTGCATTACTGCGACTGCCCGCTGCCATCATCGCGCTCGCCGCATTCGGGGTGCCACTGCTGTTCCTCACGTATCTGCGCGAATCCGGCTCCTCTCAGAGTGTTTCGGTGCGCACGCTGTTGCTCACCGTCATTTTGGGCGCCGGACTGGGCGCCGGTTGGGCGTTGCTGACCGGAACAGCGGTGGCCCGCGAGTACGACATACCGATGGGCGCCGGCATGTCGCCGTACCGAATCATGCGCGACGGCCTGGGTGTCCCGCTTGGCGCCATGCTGCTGATGATCGCCCCGGTGGCGGTGATCCGTCTGCTCGGTCCGCGGAGGCGAAACTCACTGAGCGGCTTTACGATCGGCGCCCTGGGCGCACTGGCCTTCACCGCGGCCGCCACGCTGAGCCGGTTGGCTCCTCAGGTCGACGACGGGATGGTCGACCACGACCGGCCGTTGAGCGGGCTGCTGGTCCAGGCCGGAATCCAGGCGGTGACAGTGCCGCTGACCGCCGCCGCCGCCGGCGGTCTCGTCGGCGTCGTGCTGTGGTTCACCCCACCGGCGGACCAGGCGGGTCGATGGACCCGGGTGCGCGCGATGCTCGGACTGGCGGTCCTCGTCGTCCCCGCCGCCTACGCTGCTCTCGGACTGATCGACGTCGCACCGGCGCCAGAGCTATTGGTGTTCGCAGTACACCTTGTGGTGATGGTGTTGGCAGTACTGGCATTACGAGTCGGCCTGCAGTTGGCCTTGTTACACGAAGCGCACGATGAGACCCGCGCCGACCAGACGTTGCTGTGCCCGCACTGCGACCACGTCGTCGCCGCCATGACGTTCTGCCCGCGTTGCGGCGTCGCCACCCGCGTGTCATCGCAGCAGATGCGCCGCACCGGCTACGGCCGACTGGCAAGGACGTGGGGTGTCGCCGCCACGGTGCTGGCAGTTGCCCTCCTCGGGGTGTCGGCATTGGTCAGCAGACCGCCGGCACGTTATGTGTGCCCGCCAGACTGCGGCAGTCCGCCGATCAGCGAGCCGGTAACGACGAACCCCCGCTTCACCGCGCCCGACGGCTCGTTCTCGGTCTCTTATCCCGCCACCGGCACGGTGTACCAGGTGAGCACCGCCGATGACGGTGTGACAGCCGATTATCTGATCGACGACGGCGGCACCATGCAACTGATCAGCCGACCGGCCGAGGGGCGAACGCCGAGAGAGATCACGGACACGCTGGTCGAGGACACTTATCCCGACGCAGATGTGGACTACGAGATTCCGAATGCGATGGTCGGCTATCAGCCCGGGTACGGCATGGTCCTCGACAGCTGGCCGCAGAATGCCACCGGCGATTACATGCGGTTGCGGGTGATCATTGTGGCTGCGGTCAAAAACGACCTGGCGCTGATAGCCGTCGCTGCCGGACCGTACCGCCAATACGGTCCCGATTTCGGCCCGGGCCTGCCCTCGGGCGCCAACCTGGATCTCGCGCAGGATATGGGCAAGTACGTCAACAGTTTTCGTTGGCGCGGCGACCCACCTCGATAG
- a CDS encoding ferritin-like domain-containing protein, whose amino-acid sequence MAMDMERMLAKIKDRQWALADIDWGAPGAETITDEMKPKLKAFMADLCWIENVGARGFAALAKKAPTPTIAEIYRYFHAEEQRHANAELALMKRWGMLEDGEMPEPNVNIRLAIEWLDTFSDNMSLSVLGTVIPMLEVALDGALLKFLLEEVDDPICHQVFEKINNDESRHIAVDFEVLNMIGHSSARRLAVEFVGNVASPGVIIGTLMYVPLLNRMRNNIVDMGLQPEKLYKAMMRFKELGGRAEYTWRVPTYQLLKLHGRMVTNPRHPYHWIANPMVWASDRYPKTLLRPIPSWFKELTHEPAA is encoded by the coding sequence ATGGCGATGGATATGGAACGAATGCTGGCGAAGATCAAGGACCGCCAGTGGGCCCTGGCCGACATCGACTGGGGCGCCCCGGGTGCGGAAACCATCACCGACGAGATGAAGCCGAAACTCAAGGCTTTCATGGCCGATCTGTGCTGGATCGAGAATGTCGGTGCGCGGGGATTCGCTGCGCTGGCCAAGAAGGCGCCGACCCCCACCATCGCCGAGATCTACCGCTATTTCCACGCCGAGGAACAGCGGCACGCCAATGCCGAACTGGCGCTGATGAAGCGCTGGGGCATGCTCGAAGATGGCGAGATGCCCGAGCCGAACGTCAACATCCGGCTGGCGATCGAATGGCTGGACACATTCTCGGACAACATGTCGCTGTCCGTGCTGGGCACCGTGATCCCGATGCTCGAGGTGGCGCTCGACGGCGCCTTGCTCAAGTTCCTGCTCGAGGAGGTCGACGACCCGATCTGCCACCAGGTCTTCGAGAAGATCAACAACGATGAATCCCGGCATATCGCCGTTGATTTCGAGGTGCTCAACATGATCGGCCACTCCAGCGCGCGACGCCTGGCAGTCGAGTTCGTCGGCAACGTGGCTTCACCGGGTGTGATCATCGGCACCTTGATGTACGTGCCACTACTCAACCGGATGCGCAACAACATCGTCGACATGGGGCTGCAACCCGAGAAGCTCTACAAGGCGATGATGCGTTTCAAGGAACTCGGCGGACGCGCCGAATACACCTGGCGGGTACCGACCTATCAGCTGCTCAAACTGCACGGCCGGATGGTCACCAACCCGCGCCACCCTTACCACTGGATCGCCAATCCGATGGTGTGGGCGTCCGACCGCTATCCGAAGACGCTGCTGCGGCCGATACCCAGCTGGTTCAAAGAGCTGACCCACGAACCGGCGGCCTGA